A stretch of DNA from Anaerotignum faecicola:
TATTTGGGAACGGGGAAAAGAACGGTTTTGGCGCCTGAAACGCCGCGGAGCGCGTCCGCACAAAATCGGATTTATTTAAAGCGGCTTTCTTGCCGCCGTTTTTAAAAAAAATTTGGATGAAACGCCGCGATATTTTTAAAACGTTTTGCAGTTTGTAATTTATGAAGCTGGAATTAAAAAAACTATTGACAAATGACGTCCAAGGGTATAAAATTCTTAAAAAATAATACTGAATTAAGTTTGAGTTTTTTAATTTAGTTTTTTATTACAGAATATTCGGGAGAGAACGTAACGATGAACCTTAACTTCTTATCAATCGTCATTATCAGCATTATTAACCTCATTATTATTAATGAGGCTATTTGTGTTGGTAAAAAGCGATTCGGCAAGATAAGAGAGGCAAGGCTTTAGTTTACAGGAACTGGCCGTTTTAAAACCCCCGCAGCCTAATCGCAGCGGGGGTTTTTTTATTAAAAATTATTCGGGGAAGCGCGTCTTTTGCCGGTAGGAAGAAGTTACGCCGCCCGATAAATGTTTACAGGGGGGTCTAATATGCAGTTGACAGGTTGCCAGATAATAATAGAAGTGCTTATAGAACAGGGGGTTAAAACGGTTTTCGGTTATCCCGGCGGACAAGTGCTTAATATATACGATGCGCTTTATGAATACAGGGACAGAATAAAACATGTTTTAACCGCACACGAACAGGGCGCCGCGCATGCCGCCGACGGATACGGCAGGGCAAGCGGGGAAATAGGAGTATGTATCGCTACTTCGGGACCGGGGGCTACAAATCTTATAACGGGGCTTGCAACGGCAAACGCGGATTCTATACCGCTTATAGCTATTACAGGCAACGTGCCTATGGAGCTTATCGGCACGGACAGTTTTCAGGAGGTTGATACAATCGGCCTTTCGATACCGGTTACAAAACACAGTTTTCTTGTTAAAAATGTTGAAAGTTTGGCGGAAACGCTGAGGGAAGCTTTTAGGGTGGCAAAAAGCGGAAGGCCGGGGCCTGTGCTTGTGGACATACCGAAAAACGTACAGCTTGCAACGACGGAATTTGAGAGGGGCGGCAAAGCAGTTCAAAAGCCTTTCGATCATCCGGAAAAAGAACTGTTGGACGAAGCCGTCAGATTGATTGAAAAAAGCGAAAGGCCGCTTATTTACTGCGGCGGCGGCGTTGTAAACGGCGGATGCAGCGAGGAAATATCGGCCCTTGCCGAAAAGTGCGACGCGTATGTGTCTTTCAGTATGATGGGGCTTACGGCCATGGACGGCGAAAGCCCGAGGTATTTAGGTATGAGCGGCATGCATGGGCGTTATGCCGCCACAAGGGCGTTTTCGGAGGCGGATCTTATTATAGCCGCCGGCGTAAGGTTTACCGAAAGGGCTACCGGAAACAAAACGAAATTTGCGGAGCATGCAAAGATAATACATATTGATATAGACGTTGCGGAGCACGGAAAGAATATAGACGCAAACGTCAAAATTTCAGGAGGGCTCAAAGAAGCCTTACAGTATATACTTGAAAATACAAAACAGAAAGACAATGCAAAATGGCACGGCGTTATGGAGGAATATAAGGCAAAAAGGCGCGAAACGGCCGCAGGCCCGTATATGATGCCGTGGGACATAATAAGCGCGGTGAACAAAAAGGCCGACGCCGATACCGTTATAGCAACGGACGTGGGGCAGCATCAGATGTGGGTTGCACAGTATTATGTTTTTAAAAAGCCGCGGACACATTTAACAAGCGGCGGCCTCGGAACTATGGGCTACGGCATGGGCGCGGCGATAGGGGCGTGTATGGCGACGGGAAAAAGGACGGTTCTTTTTACAGGCGACGGAAGTTTCGGAATGAACCTGAATGAAATGGCGACGGCTGTCAGCCAAAACCTTCCGATTACGATTGTTGTGTTAAATAACGGTATGCTTGGAATGATACGCCAGTGGCAAAGCCTGTTTTTTAACAACCATTATATGGCTACGGTGCTGGAGAGAAAAACCGATTTTGTAAAGCTTGCCGACGCTTTCGGAGCAAAAGGTTTCAGGGCGTTTAATGTTGAGGAGCTTGAAAAAGCTATTGACGACGCTTTTGCCATAGAAGGGCCGGCCGTTATAGACTGCGTTATACCGCCGGAAGAAAATGTGTTCCCTATGGTGCCGCCGAACGGTTCCCTTGACAATATGATATT
This window harbors:
- the ilvB gene encoding biosynthetic-type acetolactate synthase large subunit, coding for MQLTGCQIIIEVLIEQGVKTVFGYPGGQVLNIYDALYEYRDRIKHVLTAHEQGAAHAADGYGRASGEIGVCIATSGPGATNLITGLATANADSIPLIAITGNVPMELIGTDSFQEVDTIGLSIPVTKHSFLVKNVESLAETLREAFRVAKSGRPGPVLVDIPKNVQLATTEFERGGKAVQKPFDHPEKELLDEAVRLIEKSERPLIYCGGGVVNGGCSEEISALAEKCDAYVSFSMMGLTAMDGESPRYLGMSGMHGRYAATRAFSEADLIIAAGVRFTERATGNKTKFAEHAKIIHIDIDVAEHGKNIDANVKISGGLKEALQYILENTKQKDNAKWHGVMEEYKAKRRETAAGPYMMPWDIISAVNKKADADTVIATDVGQHQMWVAQYYVFKKPRTHLTSGGLGTMGYGMGAAIGACMATGKRTVLFTGDGSFGMNLNEMATAVSQNLPITIVVLNNGMLGMIRQWQSLFFNNHYMATVLERKTDFVKLADAFGAKGFRAFNVEELEKAIDDAFAIEGPAVIDCVIPPEENVFPMVPPNGSLDNMILK